The Clarias gariepinus isolate MV-2021 ecotype Netherlands chromosome 24, CGAR_prim_01v2, whole genome shotgun sequence region aaaaaaaaaaaaaacaggttaacgataaattatgaaaaaaaaaattactctggTCTAAGATCCTTGAGGTCTTCATAAATCTGAGAGGTTTGTATCGTTTCATTTCCAGGCCATAGCGCACCCACTGAATGAGACATTCAAAACAATGGCTTGGATCGTTTACATTAATTGGTGTTTTATCTCATTAGCTAAAATCTAACCGCAAGTTATTGCTCGGTTTTTCAGGAATAAGGACTTGTTTACTGTGGAGCAAAACCCAAAGCTGCAAAATGTACATAGGTCACACGTATAAATCTCTATCAGTGctacaaacccctgaaaaaaatccatccacccgaaaaaaaaaaaaaaaaaaaaaacaacgatgAAAGGCAatacggcaaaaaaaaaaaaaaaaaaaagagaaattttgcaaataacaacaaacaaaaaacatttaaagcataATAGAAAAATTCtagtaaaccttttttttcacactAACACTTCGGTGGTCTAAGTTTAGCATGTTAACAGagaactttataaaaaaaaaatatttaaaaaagaagcaaCGTTGTTATAAACACTTCTGAAGTAACTGCGACTCTGATCACTATAACGCGGTGCCGGCGCTGTGAATCCGTCCACGTCGCTGAGTAAGAAGTGTTCCTTGGTGTGCGCTGTGTGTTAGTCTGTGAAACCCTGCTTACAGTCTGCACGTATTAGATCGCCGCCCCCATGATCTCATGTCTCCATCATCCCGAGCGGTTCTCCGAAACGGATCTTTTGGCCTGCTGTGAGGTTAAAGTTGAAGTTCTGTGGAGCTTCGAACAGCAGAACGATGGTGGATCCCAGGTTGAACTCGCCCAAGTGCTCACCTTTACGCAGACTCACACCCTCCTGGTTGTTGTTGGACACATAGCTAAAGTCATTGTACGAGCCTTTACTGTAACGGGGGTTGTTTGTACGGAGCTCCTGGAGAGGGAAGATTCAATTTTTGGTTAATGTCTCCATGTAGAGCAGAACaatatgcatactgtacagtacatgtttacTTACCGTATGCGcttacacttttatttatcGAAGGACTTATTAACTTtacatatgtaaatatttacttatgtatacataacatatatacattaacacacttatttaattacatataGTACTGTTTACATTATTATGGGGCCAACcctaatttctttatattttactttgtcagactttcttgtatttataATGTAGTCATGAGGAAtgctgaaggacttttttgttgGGTCTAATTTTAAGTTCAGTCCCTAAACCCAAGCAGTTTCAGAGGACATCTTTAGATACTTTtcagcctgttgcagtaaagCATATGTtcccatttattcatttaatttacatcattaaagttaatatgataaaaattagTGTGATTTAAAAACCTCTGCACAGTACTGTTTCACTTAGTCAAATTTTACTGATTTCCTtgcttatatttattactactacacattattgtaaaaacaaaaaataattacacaatacacatgatacatacatacatactgtacattgttttcACATCTGTAATTTTTAAGTAGGTTTTAAAAGAACCTTGcgttctttaaaaatgttttttttttccccactcaaaatacaggtagtccccgacttacgaacgagttcaGTTCCAGGAGCACGGTCATAAGTTAGATTTGTTCctaagtcagacaaagtgagtcttgtacacctttgacatgaatattcaatgtaaagcatactaaTCGACTTGACccaatctctgtcccctttcttcacactgccatcatgtggccaaaaaccacaACCGAGCCTAAGAAAAATAATCTTACACGTCAAatttaacagtgttgtctctgcacctttaaatcttAAGGGGAATCCCGGATGCCATATTGACTCATTTCGtccgcacacacaaacacacaatatattttatacactcatacgctgaaaatattgtatataatggtATCCGGTGCACTGCACgggatttttttgtacaatacacataaGCTACTTCCACAGTTTGTCCACGTCTACGGATGTTCGTATGTGCAGAAATTCATAATTCGAATGCGTTAAGTccataagtcagggactacctgtaatcaaatatactcagcaaaaaaaaaagaaacacccctttttcaggactgtgtatttcaacaataatgttgtaaaaatccaaacaactttacagatcttcattgtaaagggtttaaacaatgttttccatgcatgttcaattaaccataatcaatttattaacatgcacctgtggaatggtcgttaagattataacagcttacagaaagtaggcatttaaggtcacagttctaaaaacgcaggacactaaagagacttgtctaccgactgtgaaaaacacccaaaggaagatgcccagggtccctgctcatctgcgtgaacgtgcattaggcatgctgcagggaggcatgaggactgctgatgtggctagggcaataaatcgccatgtccgcaccgtgagacgcccaagacggcgctacagggagacaggaaggacagctgatcatcctcgcagtggaagaccacgtgtaacaacacctgcacaggatcagtACTTCCGAATATCAATcatgcgtgacaggtacaggatggccacaacaactgcccgagtcacaccaggaacacacataatccctccatcagtgctcagactgtccgcaataggcagtccatgaggaggagatgcactgcagtacttcaagcagcaggtggccacaccagatactgactggtacttttgattttgagcctcccttcattcagggacacattgtgaaacatttttaatttatgtcttatagtgttgactcttttagtgttcatactgtacaaatatttacacatcaagtttactgaaagtaaaaacagttgaaagtcagaggacgtttcttttttttgctgagtatatttcaTACATCATCATTAACGATTAAAAAGGCACATATGAAACAAAGTTGCAGGTGTCATGAACAGGAATGAggtaaattaatttctttattatgcCTTTGCCCCACACAAACTGCCCCCGAATCTTGCCCCTGAACTTAAGATACGGTGTTTACTCAAATTACAAATATACCAGTAGAACTTTACAGGCTTAAACGCAGCCAGCTATCTGCCCTTAAGTGCGTTTCTGGCATGAACGCTCGTGATATAACGCAGACCTAATAACTTCACTTCCAGGATACTGACAGATTAATATTTTACCCAACGCATTTAACTCATCACTGTGGACAGGTCAATGTTAAAAAACACCAGGGCGCTGCCTACTTAAACAGCAGCATGTCAGCATGTCAGTAATGAGGTTTACATATAACGGCCACAGAAATGacaagacagaaaaagaaaaccagGTGTAGGGGGGGCGGGGtgtaagaaagaaaatggaGCTCTGACCTTGTCAAAGTAAATCTGGATGGATCCGACGTTGGTGGCGCCGACAGCCGTTAGTGAAAAGAAGCCGTGGCACCACTCTCCGCTCAACACCACGCGCTCGTTATGACAGAAGAGCTCTTTAATCCATCGCGCTATGCCCGGGTTCACAGACATCAAAGAACCTGCGAAACACAGTCACCTGTTTATTTTCCTCTAAAAGAGGGATGAGGGACGATTTAGAATTCTGTGGAGAGGCATGTTAATGAGGTccacatacaaaaaaagaccCAAAAGCAGAACAAACACTGAAACAAAGGGGACAGTATAAAACCTGGAGGAGATTAAGCACTTGTTTATCTCATCTTGACCAATTCTGGATCAGAAAACAGAcagttacatttacagcattggGCAGACGACCTTAcacagagtgacttacatttgtaTTAAGGGCCTTGATCTGTAGTCCAACGCCTACCCCTGCCCCCAATAAACACTGTCTGAGATTCAATTAGCAAGCAGTGTATATCTAATTTAGTAAAGCAGGGCTTTGATGCTAAAAAGAGACATGTGTTATCACATTAGGAACATTTTCACATTAGGAACAATTGATTCGCAACATGTTTAGGAACGATTGCTCCCCCGTCCCCACTCCCAGTGCCAGTGTTCACATTGCTCTTTGGTCTTCATTCTCGGGCACGCTTGCATATTTATATCCTCCGATACAGTAGGTGGTAGTACGTGTATAGTCCGATGGCACTAATGACGCTGGATCTGAACAGCGATCAACTTACATTCACAGGCTTCCACACTTGATTCGATTCGTGTCCGAGTCTGCTAAATCACAATCGTACCACAAATGTAACACATCCGTTGCACACTGAGGAATCGTTCCTGAGGCACTCTGCTGGAAAAGGTGGTCTCAGGAATGGTTTCCGAGTGCAGAACAATTGTGTTcccactgatcaaaatgaatcaGACATTGTTCCTCGGAAACGATCCTGGGGACCTAATATGAAAGTGCCCTTAATCCATGTGTTCCATgtggattaataataatagctccccaatattaaaatattccaAATGACCAATCCAACTAGCAAAGCTGAGAGGTGAAAGGATGGAGAAGAACTTAAAGAAATCTCACCGAAACCTCGAAGTGAAACCTGAGTAACCTAAGCTTAGAAGAGTCGTGTTGAAGGAACACTACCCGTTGTGCCACTCATAATTAGCAAAGCTTAAACACTACCTGTCGTGCCAGCCGTAATAAGCAATGCTTAGGTTGATGAATTCCTTTCGCTTTTTATCCATTCAATCACTGAGACTGTGGATTTTTCCAGCTCTTTCCCAGGATTGCTTTTAAttgtcttaataaaaaaatcccaaaaggCAAGGATAAGATTTATAATCGATCTGTAACACCAGCACCACCTACAGGTAATCCTATATACTCATGGCACTGTATTGTTGATTTTTGTGCCAACTTTTAATTCTACCAAAGACTAAAATAGTACTGATAGTTTCCCTGCAGTCCCAGATGTATTGGTTGGACAGCAAGAGGAGTCCACATATCAGTGATTGGATGTACCACTCAGTTCCTAACCTGCAAAAGTGTTTTACAAGCTCAAATACTATgcataataacattattatatcGAAAAGTCTTACCAGGAAAGTGGCGTCTATGTGCAACTCTCCAATCAGTGGGCGAGTGGAAGCAGTGATAATCTCCTGGAGCCAGATACACCACGCAGTGGTACAGCTCATTCCCTTCCTTGGTCACCAGCCCATTCTGGAAGTCGCCAATGTCATCCTCATCTAAACACCGCACACCCAAAAACACATGATGCTTAAAACACTGATAGAACATACATCTTTAACACTGTCCTAAACGTAACAATGTAACTCACCTTTGTCGATAGGTAAGCTCCTGGTCCATGTGCATGGTCCAAGAAAGGTCTCCAGAGAATATGTGACGCCCTTCACCTGCTCCACCTCACAGTTCTTTACCCGGCCAAAATGAAGGATCTTACCATCAGCTGGGCTGATCTGAGGATGTACAGCAATTACAATAATTATTCAGATTTAGATTTTCAATCCGAGTAAACAATACATGAGATGGCAAAACctgaagttattttttttttattgtctagcTTAACAAATGTTACTCAGTGACATTTAATGACCTTAATAATGGTTAGGTTAAGTTACGTGgttatacaggtagtccccgacttacggaCGAGTTCAGTCCCGGGAGCATGTTTGTaaatctgatttgttcttaagtcagacaaagtgagtcttatacacctttaacacaaatatacaatgtaaagcatacaaatccacttgactaaatctgttcCCTTTCCCCACATTgtcatcatgtggccaaaaaccgtaATCGTGCCTAAGGAAACATCCTACAGTTAtatgttgtctctgcgcctttaaatcgcaaGGGGAATCCCGGACGCACTTttttctcagagctgttttccactatattggactgtaaactctgttttgttgaagattttccgaaattaggattattcccCATCAGGACagttttacaggacagacattttctataatCGTGCTTCCGGATtgattcattgaaactggtgaggccgaatcatttctcccgcacacacatgcacacacttattTATACACCATAAGATAAGTAACAATAAAATCAAATCAGGATGGCAATCTTAGTACGTGTTTAAGTGTCTTTTGTGACTAATAACATAATTGGTCATGAGTTCGTTCATGATGTGTTAATTTTTTACTCCATTATTTTGTTCACAAAAGCCAGTACATGCCTTAAAAATCCCTTTTTAAACCTATATTCTCATCATGGTTACATGCACATCCGCTTACCACGCAGTGTGAGTCGCACACAGGGCGGGCTTGAGGTTTGAGCTTGCGTCTGAAGAACTCGCCCAGGTTCCGGTAATGCTGCAGGTCCTCCACAGCCGCCTCCTTCATGTTCACCCCAAATGTCCATATGTAAAGGCTGTAAATAGGCTTGCGTAACCAGATGGGCAGGTCGACCTGGTTAAGACGGCCCCAGGCCCTGGAGAGCAGCCTCGTGGGTATGGTCTTGTATATGTTAACCTAAGTCAGGACACACTGTTAAGAAACTGTCTGTGGACTGAAGAGTTTTAATGTAATAACAATTTGTATTTAACAATTAGAGCCGGGAAGTCAATTAGTGTTTAACAGTTGCTCAACGTTTGTCAAAAGGTGCACTTAAGGGTGCATGTTGAGACAGTAGCTGGCAAAAATGTTTACTGTGGTCTAACTGCAGAGGTCATAgcgaaacaaaaagaaaaggaggCTGTCTACTCGTCTGTCCctatatctatccatccatctacctgTCTACCTTTCCATCTATCTCTATCAGTATAGACATAGAAAAGCGGACAAACAGTAAGATAGACAAAGTGACAGAGATAGATAGTTGGTGGACAGACAATACAGATAAATAGAGAGACAGTGACAGATTTAatggacacacagacagatgagtAATAGCAGTAGATGATGACAgttacacagacagacaaagatagatagattgagACAGACCAAGACAGATAGATTGAGACAGACCAAGACTGGGAGGTTAATTGGGCTGGAACTTTTAgctataatgcaaaaaaaaaataaaaagcagttttgttAATTGACGTGAGAAAAACGGTCATGGTTTACAAGAGCACAGCAGCAGGACTTTTAAGCAGTTGCGTTTAATCTAATGCTCTGATACTACACTGCCAGTGTGTGCTTGCTTACATGCAACTGTTAAAGCAGCAACGTCAAATTATAAGGcttaagttaaaatgtatttttttttaaatcctggaTCCGAGAAATCGTATGAGAGGCTGCGCCTGACTGACTGGGAATTCTTTCAGATACTGAACAATGCTGTGAAAGCTGCCTTGGCACACTGGGGAGGGAGTTGGACAAAGCTTTCCTCAGTTCAGTGAGCCTCAGCAGGATAAGGGGCCTTTTCACTCCAGCCTGTGGAGAGTGAATACGCAAGCAGCCATCTGCAATATATGCTCTTGCCCTCAATGCACCCTTTGAACTGTTCTAAACTATTTTTCTATCTGTGATAGCTGGAATGATGAAATGTTAAGCCAATAAAAGAGAATTTTAATGTTGTCTCTGGATTTTCATACAC contains the following coding sequences:
- the pisd gene encoding phosphatidylserine decarboxylase proenzyme, mitochondrial isoform X3; its protein translation is MDTIKTGSWRSLESRFLHVSPMSYRLQFPQLALRRRLGQLSCMSRPTARLRSWPLSFLHYILPFAVLKPLAKVGWRPTSRVNIYKTIPTRLLSRAWGRLNQVDLPIWLRKPIYSLYIWTFGVNMKEAAVEDLQHYRNLGEFFRRKLKPQARPVCDSHCVISPADGKILHFGRVKNCEVEQVKGVTYSLETFLGPCTWTRSLPIDKDEDDIGDFQNGLVTKEGNELYHCVVYLAPGDYHCFHSPTDWRVAHRRHFPGSLMSVNPGIARWIKELFCHNERVVLSGEWCHGFFSLTAVGATNVGSIQIYFDKELRTNNPRYSKGSYNDFSYVSNNNQEGVSLRKGEHLGEFNLGSTIVLLFEAPQNFNFNLTAGQKIRFGEPLGMMET
- the pisd gene encoding phosphatidylserine decarboxylase proenzyme, mitochondrial isoform X4, with amino-acid sequence MCQPNLKQQQRRSAVGKWLQFPQLALRRRLGQLSCMSRPTARLRSWPLSFLHYILPFAVLKPLAKVGWRPTSRVNIYKTIPTRLLSRAWGRLNQVDLPIWLRKPIYSLYIWTFGVNMKEAAVEDLQHYRNLGEFFRRKLKPQARPVCDSHCVISPADGKILHFGRVKNCEVEQVKGVTYSLETFLGPCTWTRSLPIDKDEDDIGDFQNGLVTKEGNELYHCVVYLAPGDYHCFHSPTDWRVAHRRHFPGSLMSVNPGIARWIKELFCHNERVVLSGEWCHGFFSLTAVGATNVGSIQIYFDKELRTNNPRYSKGSYNDFSYVSNNNQEGVSLRKGEHLGEFNLGSTIVLLFEAPQNFNFNLTAGQKIRFGEPLGMMET
- the pisd gene encoding phosphatidylserine decarboxylase proenzyme, mitochondrial isoform X1: MVRCCRALHRPSSCYNLHRVRVDARRLRQLGSSSLAGAAGGSAGSDRNTDAKGPGAPGVVQISHQNRFRLQFPQLALRRRLGQLSCMSRPTARLRSWPLSFLHYILPFAVLKPLAKVGWRPTSRVNIYKTIPTRLLSRAWGRLNQVDLPIWLRKPIYSLYIWTFGVNMKEAAVEDLQHYRNLGEFFRRKLKPQARPVCDSHCVISPADGKILHFGRVKNCEVEQVKGVTYSLETFLGPCTWTRSLPIDKDEDDIGDFQNGLVTKEGNELYHCVVYLAPGDYHCFHSPTDWRVAHRRHFPGSLMSVNPGIARWIKELFCHNERVVLSGEWCHGFFSLTAVGATNVGSIQIYFDKELRTNNPRYSKGSYNDFSYVSNNNQEGVSLRKGEHLGEFNLGSTIVLLFEAPQNFNFNLTAGQKIRFGEPLGMMET
- the pisd gene encoding phosphatidylserine decarboxylase proenzyme, mitochondrial isoform X5 is translated as MSRPTARLRSWPLSFLHYILPFAVLKPLAKVGWRPTSRVNIYKTIPTRLLSRAWGRLNQVDLPIWLRKPIYSLYIWTFGVNMKEAAVEDLQHYRNLGEFFRRKLKPQARPVCDSHCVISPADGKILHFGRVKNCEVEQVKGVTYSLETFLGPCTWTRSLPIDKDEDDIGDFQNGLVTKEGNELYHCVVYLAPGDYHCFHSPTDWRVAHRRHFPGSLMSVNPGIARWIKELFCHNERVVLSGEWCHGFFSLTAVGATNVGSIQIYFDKELRTNNPRYSKGSYNDFSYVSNNNQEGVSLRKGEHLGEFNLGSTIVLLFEAPQNFNFNLTAGQKIRFGEPLGMMET
- the pisd gene encoding phosphatidylserine decarboxylase proenzyme, mitochondrial isoform X2; the protein is MAASLCMVCFSKGLITARKTGSLLLRNADRIRWSQPAHLRGYSKSSPGLQARVRTFPLLIASGSGYYGYKQYGHYKDRELEKLGIEVPPRLANELQVNIYKTIPTRLLSRAWGRLNQVDLPIWLRKPIYSLYIWTFGVNMKEAAVEDLQHYRNLGEFFRRKLKPQARPVCDSHCVISPADGKILHFGRVKNCEVEQVKGVTYSLETFLGPCTWTRSLPIDKDEDDIGDFQNGLVTKEGNELYHCVVYLAPGDYHCFHSPTDWRVAHRRHFPGSLMSVNPGIARWIKELFCHNERVVLSGEWCHGFFSLTAVGATNVGSIQIYFDKELRTNNPRYSKGSYNDFSYVSNNNQEGVSLRKGEHLGEFNLGSTIVLLFEAPQNFNFNLTAGQKIRFGEPLGMMET